The following proteins are co-located in the Methylomonas sp. 11b genome:
- a CDS encoding beta-ketoacyl synthase chain length factor, protein MECMSLLGVGVCAPDAAFRASLPFPAYDINRETIPPLLRRRSSQAMQMAFSAAITACEQAQRSPSSLPAIFASVAGEINTTDQICNELVKTDGVMSPSAFHNSVQNTAAGYWSIAQQCIQPATALAAGSDTLAMALLEAWCQLSCEGGELLLVCYDEVWPGYLAPGSGNPAFAYALLLAAGTVDGRLMHIGRPQVGEIIFPASWTNSVNSMPILAAIPLLEAALTGRMPQAVALTSHTPGWQVNVGGYE, encoded by the coding sequence ATGGAATGCATGAGTCTGCTTGGCGTGGGCGTTTGTGCGCCGGACGCCGCATTTCGGGCCAGCCTGCCGTTTCCGGCCTATGATATTAATCGCGAGACTATTCCGCCGCTATTGCGCCGGCGTAGCAGCCAGGCGATGCAAATGGCCTTCAGCGCGGCAATCACTGCCTGCGAGCAAGCACAGCGTTCGCCTTCAAGCTTACCTGCGATATTTGCCAGCGTGGCCGGAGAAATAAACACCACGGACCAGATTTGTAACGAACTGGTCAAAACAGACGGGGTAATGTCTCCCAGCGCTTTCCATAATTCCGTACAAAATACTGCGGCGGGTTATTGGAGTATCGCTCAGCAATGTATCCAGCCTGCCACTGCTCTGGCGGCGGGATCAGATACCTTGGCAATGGCTTTGTTGGAGGCCTGGTGCCAGTTGTCTTGTGAGGGCGGCGAGCTATTGCTGGTCTGTTACGATGAGGTATGGCCGGGCTATCTGGCTCCCGGTTCCGGTAATCCGGCTTTTGCCTATGCCTTGCTATTGGCGGCCGGAACAGTAGACGGACGTCTGATGCACATTGGCAGACCGCAAGTTGGCGAAATCATTTTTCCGGCGTCCTGGACTAATTCGGTAAATAGCATGCCAATTTTGGCTGCAATCCCTTTGCTTGAAGCGGCTTTAACTGGAAGAATGCCGCAAGCCGTCGCACTAACCTCGCATACGCCGGGTTGGCAAGTTAATGTGGGTGGTTATGAATAG
- the bamE gene encoding outer membrane protein assembly factor BamE domain-containing protein produces the protein MKHYKTLAFFVALTLGAGCASSNKAPAQAGAPAAQSSTAPDSRIDGNFPANSPFAKLKLGMTQGQVHEILGQPTDTKSYQTGKAWIPFYFGPDVMRTDEFYKGVGIITYTGAGIGGVHWTVYRAIYNAAEDGYPND, from the coding sequence GTGAAGCACTATAAAACATTAGCATTCTTCGTCGCTTTAACGCTGGGCGCTGGCTGCGCATCCAGCAATAAAGCACCCGCGCAAGCAGGCGCGCCAGCGGCTCAGTCCAGTACCGCGCCGGACTCGCGAATTGACGGTAACTTCCCCGCCAATAGCCCGTTCGCCAAACTCAAACTGGGCATGACCCAGGGCCAGGTTCATGAAATTCTCGGCCAACCCACCGACACCAAGTCTTACCAAACCGGCAAAGCCTGGATTCCGTTTTATTTTGGTCCGGACGTGATGCGCACCGATGAGTTTTACAAAGGTGTGGGCATCATTACTTACACCGGTGCCGGTATCGGTGGCGTGCACTGGACTGTTTACCGCGCCATTTACAACGCTGCGGAAGACGGTTATCCAAACGACTAA
- a CDS encoding NAD(P)/FAD-dependent oxidoreductase encodes MINNKQNSFDHDVVVVGGGPAGSTAATLLAQYGHKVLLLESGKHPRFHIGESMLPFSEPIIQRLGVDWSTGNLSKNGAVFMDEATEQRMYFPLSVHRKTYQIERAPFDQMLFENAAKHGVETHQQEKVLDVSCQADDVSIVSDKSRYRCRYLIDATGRSALMGRKDKGIKRIENLGKFAVYTHFENIQPGEEADELFRSGNIYVPVVDIGWIWIIPLAERRLSVGLVVQKARPKDCDAEELLRRYLAASPLLSRLTTGAEQFAPVRVEADFSYTNQSRYGVRYACCGDAAGFLDPVFSSGVFLALTGAARVADRVHFGLTEGWEADPELHAEDDYHYLLGFNTMRLFVERFYHSNIVHNLFFEADRAPELKAQIAQLLAGDLWVDDNKLQQSLLAGRRSIS; translated from the coding sequence ATGATAAACAACAAGCAAAACAGTTTTGACCATGATGTGGTGGTGGTCGGTGGCGGCCCGGCCGGCTCGACGGCTGCGACCTTGCTGGCGCAATATGGTCATAAGGTTTTGCTGCTGGAGAGCGGCAAACATCCGCGCTTTCATATTGGCGAATCCATGCTGCCGTTCAGTGAGCCCATTATTCAGCGTTTGGGCGTAGATTGGAGTACCGGCAATCTATCGAAAAACGGCGCGGTATTTATGGACGAAGCTACCGAACAACGTATGTATTTCCCGCTGAGCGTACACCGCAAAACCTATCAAATAGAGCGCGCACCGTTTGACCAAATGCTGTTTGAAAACGCCGCGAAACACGGTGTCGAAACCCATCAGCAAGAAAAAGTATTGGATGTTTCCTGTCAAGCGGACGACGTCAGCATTGTGTCTGATAAAAGCCGATACCGCTGCCGCTATCTGATCGACGCCACCGGACGTAGCGCGCTGATGGGCCGAAAAGACAAAGGCATCAAACGGATCGAAAATTTGGGTAAGTTTGCGGTATACACCCACTTCGAGAACATTCAACCGGGCGAGGAGGCCGATGAATTGTTCCGTTCCGGCAATATATACGTGCCGGTCGTGGACATCGGCTGGATCTGGATCATTCCGCTGGCCGAGCGGCGCCTCAGTGTGGGCTTGGTAGTACAGAAAGCGCGTCCCAAGGACTGCGATGCGGAAGAATTGTTGCGCCGTTATCTGGCGGCCTCGCCGCTCCTGAGTCGTTTAACAACAGGAGCGGAGCAATTCGCGCCGGTAAGGGTCGAAGCGGATTTCAGTTACACCAACCAAAGCCGCTACGGTGTTCGCTATGCCTGCTGCGGCGATGCGGCCGGCTTCCTCGATCCGGTGTTTTCGTCCGGTGTATTTTTGGCGCTCACCGGCGCCGCCCGCGTTGCCGACCGCGTCCATTTCGGGCTTACCGAAGGATGGGAAGCCGACCCCGAGTTGCACGCGGAGGATGACTACCATTATTTGCTAGGCTTCAACACCATGCGCCTGTTTGTAGAACGCTTTTATCATTCCAACATAGTCCATAACTTATTTTTCGAAGCTGACCGCGCGCCCGAACTGAAAGCTCAGATTGCCCAATTGTTGGCTGGCGACTTATGGGTCGACGACAACAAGTTGCAACAAAGCCTGCTCGCTGGTCGCCGCAGCATAAGTTAG
- a CDS encoding S26 family signal peptidase, with protein sequence MSVNQSSLWPTLLSLLAVVVFGLPIIYTVLCHPISRMASPNPLYKELSKNAFMVMSAKVDLAAGRLISFNDAAGKLQISRIVGMPGDEIGFTAGVLSVNGKPAAEYPRNTLLNATLIVPQQAVFYFPDFIPDAAESKNPGTLANHLLAQSNINASVLYVFDQATSAAQHPELFVYGSALIVLYGLVFFGLGKRKDRIVKPVYHLARISVGLNFAIWLLLGVLGISFGYKAVMPAIYYAFVSWLTFFGLSVAAAGTTLVAIVIFAVLALFSDTEFAAKRINP encoded by the coding sequence ATGAGCGTTAATCAATCTTCGTTGTGGCCAACGCTACTCAGCCTGCTGGCGGTGGTCGTTTTCGGCTTACCGATCATTTATACCGTTTTGTGCCACCCAATCAGCCGCATGGCATCACCCAATCCCTTATACAAGGAATTGTCCAAGAACGCTTTTATGGTAATGTCCGCTAAAGTCGATTTGGCAGCCGGACGCTTGATCAGCTTTAACGATGCTGCCGGCAAACTGCAGATCAGCAGAATCGTCGGTATGCCCGGCGATGAAATCGGTTTTACGGCGGGCGTATTGTCGGTTAACGGCAAACCGGCCGCTGAATATCCGCGGAATACATTGCTCAACGCGACGTTAATCGTGCCGCAACAAGCCGTTTTCTATTTCCCGGATTTTATTCCGGACGCTGCGGAGTCCAAGAATCCCGGGACATTGGCAAACCATCTATTGGCGCAAAGCAACATAAATGCAAGCGTGCTTTATGTCTTCGATCAAGCGACGTCGGCAGCCCAGCACCCGGAACTATTCGTTTACGGTTCGGCTTTGATCGTGCTCTATGGCCTGGTATTTTTCGGATTGGGCAAGCGTAAGGACCGTATTGTTAAACCGGTTTATCACCTGGCGCGGATTAGCGTTGGTTTGAATTTTGCCATCTGGTTATTACTCGGGGTCTTAGGCATATCCTTTGGTTATAAAGCCGTCATGCCGGCCATTTATTATGCGTTTGTTTCCTGGTTGACGTTTTTTGGTTTATCTGTTGCCGCAGCGGGCACGACACTGGTGGCGATTGTGATATTCGCGGTGTTGGCGCTATTTTCCGATACCGAATTCGCGGCCAAGCGCATTAACCCATAG
- a CDS encoding AAA family ATPase, with protein MDAMLSLIENVEKVIIGKRPVIELAVVAMLCRGHVLLEDVPGTGKTMLARALARSVAVDMKRLQCTSDLLPSDITGVAIYNQKTADFEFRPGPVFTHLLLADEINRATPRAQSALLECMEEFHVSVDGHTHELPKLFMVLATQNPIDMAGTHALPEAQLDRFFMRLRMEYPSIEQEMRILAAQTQTHPIDSLPAVTSEADILAARAQVKAVHISMDVAKYMVGISAASRLHSDLRLGISPRGTLALARGAQGLAYLRGRDFVSPDLVKSIAPAILEHRLIVKPQAAVLGRNAGEILAEILDRLPPPVV; from the coding sequence ATGGATGCCATGCTTTCTTTAATCGAAAACGTCGAAAAAGTCATTATCGGTAAACGGCCGGTCATCGAATTGGCCGTGGTGGCGATGCTGTGCCGCGGCCATGTGTTGCTGGAGGATGTGCCCGGCACCGGTAAGACGATGTTGGCCAGGGCATTAGCCCGTTCCGTGGCGGTGGATATGAAACGCCTGCAATGCACCTCGGATTTATTACCGTCGGACATTACCGGCGTCGCCATCTACAATCAAAAAACCGCCGATTTTGAATTCCGGCCGGGGCCGGTATTTACCCATTTACTACTGGCCGACGAAATCAACCGGGCCACGCCGCGCGCTCAATCGGCGCTGTTGGAATGCATGGAAGAGTTTCATGTCAGCGTGGACGGGCATACACATGAACTTCCCAAACTGTTCATGGTGCTGGCTACCCAGAACCCGATCGATATGGCAGGCACCCACGCCTTGCCGGAAGCCCAACTGGACCGGTTTTTCATGCGCTTGCGCATGGAGTACCCCAGTATCGAACAAGAAATGCGGATATTGGCAGCACAAACCCAGACTCATCCCATCGACAGCTTGCCGGCCGTCACGTCCGAAGCCGATATTCTGGCGGCGCGGGCTCAGGTCAAGGCGGTGCATATTAGTATGGACGTGGCTAAGTATATGGTCGGCATCAGCGCCGCCAGCCGCCTGCACAGCGATTTGCGATTGGGGATCAGCCCGCGCGGTACCTTGGCTCTGGCGCGCGGTGCGCAAGGCTTGGCTTATTTACGCGGTCGGGATTTCGTGTCGCCGGATTTGGTGAAAAGCATCGCGCCGGCCATTTTGGAACACCGCCTGATCGTCAAACCGCAGGCTGCGGTACTGGGGCGCAATGCCGGCGAGATTCTCGCGGAAATTCTCGACCGGCTGCCACCGCCGGTAGTTTGA
- a CDS encoding DUF58 domain-containing protein, which translates to MALRLKFLILCGFTLAAYLAAISREQSLPWLIAALLSAALLTGMLWPRWLLQRLSVRRIGPQRALEGETIVFRVDVQNRGWLPRFMVELVDHLPFVGAAEQGASDGDKLLGSVAYVPGRGARSFDVPLLCEKRGFYKLGPMGLASSFPLGLAESRSRADRSLQTLTIYPMVFPILSLPLFGAPSQIHRGGYCLPEGAGAAEFSGLREYRRGDNPRHIHWPTTARLNELMVKEFEPLASACICIPLDLAKDANIGRGKHSTLEYAIRIAASVAAYACGQNMHSRVLANAAQPLRILSGKGDFHYQTILDALAVAEADGNTPYAKLLTEIALNCIRGETVLLLLAEPPQRNAETLQALALLRAKGVYLFAVLFERDSFLNAASVSRRDNGNRTLSAGLLELSAHCVTVRRGDNLTELFNR; encoded by the coding sequence ATGGCGCTGAGGCTGAAATTTTTAATCTTGTGCGGCTTTACGCTGGCCGCGTATTTGGCAGCGATCAGCCGCGAGCAGAGTCTGCCATGGCTGATCGCCGCATTGCTCAGCGCCGCCTTATTGACCGGCATGCTCTGGCCGCGTTGGTTGCTTCAACGTTTGTCGGTGCGGCGGATCGGGCCGCAACGGGCGCTGGAAGGCGAAACCATTGTGTTTCGGGTCGACGTACAAAATCGCGGCTGGCTGCCGCGCTTCATGGTGGAGTTGGTCGACCACTTACCGTTCGTCGGTGCCGCAGAACAAGGCGCCAGCGACGGTGACAAATTGCTGGGCAGCGTCGCTTACGTGCCGGGCCGCGGCGCGCGTAGTTTCGACGTCCCCTTGCTGTGCGAAAAGCGCGGTTTTTATAAACTGGGGCCGATGGGCTTGGCGTCCAGCTTTCCGTTGGGCTTGGCGGAGTCGCGCAGCCGCGCTGATCGTTCCCTGCAAACCCTGACCATTTACCCGATGGTATTTCCTATCCTATCGCTGCCGCTGTTCGGCGCGCCCAGCCAGATTCACCGAGGTGGTTATTGTTTGCCGGAGGGCGCCGGTGCTGCTGAGTTTTCCGGCCTGCGCGAATACCGGCGGGGCGACAATCCTCGGCATATTCATTGGCCGACCACGGCACGCTTGAATGAGTTGATGGTCAAGGAGTTCGAACCCCTGGCGTCAGCCTGCATCTGCATCCCCTTGGATTTAGCCAAGGATGCCAATATCGGCCGCGGCAAGCACAGCACCCTGGAATACGCGATACGCATTGCCGCCTCCGTGGCGGCTTATGCCTGTGGCCAGAACATGCACAGCCGCGTGTTGGCTAATGCCGCGCAGCCGTTGCGGATTCTGTCCGGTAAGGGCGATTTTCATTATCAAACCATTCTTGACGCGCTGGCAGTCGCAGAGGCAGACGGCAACACGCCGTATGCCAAATTGCTGACCGAGATTGCGTTGAATTGCATCCGCGGCGAAACGGTATTGCTGTTATTGGCGGAGCCGCCCCAACGCAATGCCGAAACCCTGCAGGCGCTGGCTTTGCTGCGGGCCAAGGGCGTGTATTTGTTCGCGGTATTGTTTGAACGTGACAGTTTCCTAAACGCCGCCAGTGTGTCCCGTCGCGACAACGGCAACCGGACATTGAGCGCCGGTTTGTTGGAATTGAGCGCGCATTGCGTCACGGTAAGGCGAGGCGACAACTTAACGGAGCTGTTTAACCGATGA
- a CDS encoding DUF4129 domain-containing protein, with translation MTASPLSFPVYVGLFLAQWLAVACNAFLDIQYGSFAREMLFWAIVFGGTSIVGWRQSHWLSGAGKVWQKAVLFIGFLLFVLVFMPIWGMPRAGLYLLAMLQASYNCVTAGRREMNLGLLVSLAIVLFAASHYRADWTMLFYLAPYIVAVVFCLVAEQVQRRGADLQRSSLGRPSSQGQGAAILAATAAIVLIGGGLYLITPQINWPYLEWRFGQVSLQNPGGDIEQAGSGGQTDSGQPAEKAGGEQQQASGGGEGDSSRWPSPADMRAAAKRVHMPAWQAAAINRIADLSESAQQALVPAVAVFFDWWEWLKQWLREHWLAAILGLLAVILLAILLAFGALLREIPWVIWLISQWDYLRLGVIGHHAGGETAARQYYRAMSRLCALHDVPRADTANTREYLAQISRRHRDARRSAAEFTGLFEAARYGDKPLADAHIRRMRQLYRAIYRQL, from the coding sequence ATGACCGCATCGCCGCTGAGTTTTCCAGTCTATGTAGGATTGTTTCTAGCACAATGGCTGGCCGTTGCCTGCAATGCGTTTTTGGATATCCAATACGGCAGCTTTGCGCGGGAAATGCTGTTCTGGGCTATCGTCTTCGGTGGTACGTCCATTGTCGGTTGGCGGCAAAGCCACTGGCTTTCGGGAGCGGGTAAGGTGTGGCAAAAGGCGGTGTTGTTTATCGGTTTTTTACTGTTCGTATTGGTATTTATGCCGATTTGGGGGATGCCGCGCGCCGGTTTGTATCTGTTGGCGATGTTGCAGGCTTCCTACAATTGCGTCACCGCCGGCCGGCGTGAGATGAATCTTGGTCTGTTGGTGTCGTTGGCGATCGTGTTGTTCGCCGCCTCGCATTACCGCGCCGACTGGACCATGTTGTTTTATCTGGCCCCTTATATTGTGGCGGTGGTGTTTTGTCTGGTTGCCGAGCAAGTCCAGCGGCGCGGCGCGGACTTGCAGCGGTCCAGTCTTGGCCGGCCCAGCAGCCAAGGGCAGGGCGCGGCCATTTTGGCGGCCACCGCCGCCATCGTGCTCATCGGTGGCGGGCTTTATCTGATCACGCCACAAATCAACTGGCCTTATCTGGAGTGGCGTTTCGGCCAGGTCAGCTTGCAAAATCCCGGCGGCGATATCGAACAAGCCGGCAGCGGCGGCCAAACCGATTCCGGTCAGCCAGCCGAAAAAGCGGGTGGCGAGCAACAACAAGCGTCGGGTGGAGGCGAGGGGGACAGCAGCCGTTGGCCGAGCCCGGCGGACATGCGTGCCGCCGCTAAGCGAGTCCATATGCCGGCCTGGCAAGCGGCGGCAATCAACCGCATTGCCGACCTTAGCGAATCGGCACAACAGGCTTTGGTACCCGCCGTTGCGGTGTTTTTCGATTGGTGGGAATGGCTAAAACAATGGTTGCGCGAGCATTGGCTGGCGGCCATATTGGGTTTGCTGGCTGTAATTCTGTTGGCGATTTTGCTGGCTTTCGGGGCTTTGTTGCGGGAAATTCCGTGGGTGATTTGGCTGATAAGCCAATGGGATTACCTGCGTTTGGGAGTGATCGGCCACCATGCCGGCGGCGAAACCGCCGCCCGCCAGTATTACCGGGCGATGTCGCGCTTGTGTGCGTTGCACGATGTGCCTCGCGCCGACACCGCCAATACCCGTGAATATCTGGCGCAAATCAGCCGTAGGCATCGCGATGCGCGGCGCAGCGCCGCGGAATTTACCGGTTTGTTCGAAGCGGCCCGTTACGGCGACAAACCGTTAGCTGACGCGCATATTCGGCGCATGCGGCAGTTGTACCGTGCTATTTATCGTCAACTTTAA
- a CDS encoding FeoA family protein, with the protein MSTYLKTLATGDTGRIVGFDQSGGVYRKKLLAMGLTPGTEFTITRFAPMGDPVEIKIRGFSLSLRKNEASVLLIEKV; encoded by the coding sequence ATGTCGACATATCTTAAAACGCTGGCGACTGGCGATACAGGCCGTATAGTTGGATTCGATCAATCAGGTGGCGTTTATCGCAAGAAGTTGTTGGCTATGGGTTTAACACCTGGCACCGAATTCACCATTACTCGTTTTGCACCGATGGGCGATCCGGTTGAAATCAAAATTCGCGGTTTTTCATTGTCGCTGCGTAAAAACGAGGCGTCGGTCTTACTTATAGAAAAAGTATGA
- the feoB gene encoding Fe(2+) transporter permease subunit FeoB: MSMDFTVGVVGNPNCGKTTLFNALTGSKQHVGNWPGVTVEQKTGEYTHQGKQISLVDLPGTYSLEADDDSISLDEKVARDYVASRQADLIINIVDASNIERNLYLTSQLIEMRVPMILVLNMMDAVKKRGIKIDIELLAKQMACPVVPVTAATGAGIKELRDVINKACISKPIPALQVDYHPAIETAVSQLQPQFSQQSIELVCDSRWLALRLLENDTLAKQLAGTALQKVAEQLRADIEVETQDEIDILAADARYGLVNQLVQASVCKLNEVSRSTTDKIDSVVLNRFLGIPIFLLVMYAMFMFTINIGSAFVDFFDKAVGALLVDGLSELLTGMNWPAWLVVLISSGIGGGIQVVSTFIPIVGFLFIFLSMLEDSGYMSRAAFVMDRFMCIIGLPGKSFVPMIVGFGCNVPAIIATRTLDNQRDRVLTNLMNPFMSCGARLPVYALFAAAFFPVGGQNLVFGLYLFGIVVAVLTGLIMRHTLLRGNPTPFLMELPAYHLPTLQGVYTKTWERLKTFIFNAGKVIVPMVLVLNVLNSLGTDGSFGQENSDKSVLSEIGRALTPVFQPMGIAHDNWPATVGIFTGVLAKEAVVGTLDALYSQMAVSDHAEEEKSFDLTQALLEACQTVPDNLTAIADKLLDPLGLGIANISDQAAAAEQQQVKLDTFGVMQAHFDGQIGAFAYLLFILLYAPCVAATAAIYKETNGSWALFVVCWTTFVAYLTATLFYQGMTYAQHPNSAIGWILALTLIFAGVLFLLRFYGVRQTSGVPQ; this comes from the coding sequence ATGAGTATGGATTTTACTGTTGGCGTGGTTGGTAACCCAAATTGCGGAAAAACCACGCTGTTCAATGCATTGACCGGCTCCAAACAGCATGTCGGCAATTGGCCAGGCGTGACTGTTGAACAAAAAACTGGCGAATACACACACCAAGGTAAACAGATAAGTCTGGTCGATCTACCCGGCACCTATTCTTTAGAGGCCGATGACGACAGTATCTCCCTAGACGAAAAAGTAGCCCGCGATTACGTGGCTTCCCGTCAAGCCGATCTAATCATTAATATTGTCGATGCCTCCAATATAGAGCGAAATCTTTACCTGACCTCGCAGCTGATAGAAATGCGGGTACCGATGATATTGGTCCTGAACATGATGGATGCGGTAAAAAAACGCGGTATCAAGATCGACATCGAACTGCTCGCAAAACAAATGGCTTGCCCGGTAGTGCCGGTTACCGCGGCAACTGGTGCCGGTATTAAGGAATTACGCGACGTTATCAACAAAGCCTGCATCAGCAAACCAATTCCGGCACTGCAAGTCGACTACCATCCGGCCATAGAAACTGCGGTAAGCCAATTGCAACCGCAATTCTCGCAACAATCCATAGAATTAGTTTGCGACAGTCGCTGGCTTGCGCTGCGTTTGCTCGAAAACGACACTTTAGCAAAGCAACTTGCTGGTACTGCACTACAAAAAGTTGCTGAACAATTGCGTGCCGACATCGAAGTCGAAACCCAAGATGAAATTGACATCCTAGCTGCCGACGCTCGTTATGGATTGGTAAACCAGCTGGTACAAGCCAGCGTCTGTAAGCTCAACGAAGTTTCCCGAAGCACCACCGACAAGATTGATAGCGTTGTTCTAAACCGCTTCCTGGGTATCCCCATCTTTTTGTTGGTGATGTACGCCATGTTCATGTTCACCATCAACATTGGCAGCGCTTTCGTTGACTTTTTCGACAAAGCGGTCGGCGCCTTGCTGGTTGACGGATTGAGCGAATTATTAACTGGCATGAATTGGCCTGCTTGGCTGGTTGTGTTAATCAGCAGCGGGATCGGCGGCGGCATTCAAGTGGTGTCTACTTTTATTCCCATCGTCGGCTTTTTGTTCATCTTTTTATCGATGCTGGAAGACTCCGGTTACATGTCCAGAGCCGCCTTTGTGATGGACCGGTTCATGTGCATCATCGGCCTGCCCGGCAAATCGTTCGTGCCTATGATCGTCGGTTTTGGCTGCAATGTGCCCGCCATTATCGCGACCCGAACCCTGGATAATCAGCGTGACCGGGTATTGACCAATTTAATGAATCCGTTCATGTCTTGCGGCGCCCGTCTGCCGGTTTATGCCTTGTTCGCCGCTGCCTTTTTCCCGGTTGGCGGCCAGAATCTGGTGTTTGGTTTGTACTTATTCGGCATTGTAGTGGCGGTGTTGACCGGTTTAATCATGCGCCACACCTTGTTACGCGGCAACCCTACGCCTTTTTTGATGGAGCTGCCCGCCTATCATTTACCCACTTTGCAAGGCGTATACACCAAAACTTGGGAACGCTTAAAAACCTTTATATTCAACGCCGGCAAAGTCATCGTGCCTATGGTACTGGTGTTGAATGTGTTGAATTCTTTGGGTACCGACGGCAGTTTCGGCCAGGAAAATAGCGATAAATCGGTACTAAGCGAAATTGGCCGTGCGTTGACGCCGGTATTTCAGCCCATGGGTATCGCTCACGATAACTGGCCTGCAACTGTCGGCATTTTTACCGGTGTGCTGGCCAAGGAAGCGGTAGTCGGTACACTGGACGCGTTGTACAGTCAAATGGCTGTATCTGATCATGCAGAAGAAGAGAAAAGTTTTGATTTAACCCAAGCCTTGTTAGAGGCTTGCCAAACGGTACCGGACAACCTGACGGCCATTGCCGACAAGCTGCTCGACCCATTGGGGTTGGGCATCGCTAATATCTCAGACCAGGCTGCGGCAGCGGAACAGCAGCAAGTCAAACTCGATACCTTCGGCGTCATGCAAGCGCATTTCGACGGCCAAATCGGCGCCTTTGCCTATTTGTTGTTCATTTTGCTGTATGCGCCGTGCGTAGCCGCCACTGCGGCGATATATAAAGAAACCAACGGCAGTTGGGCTTTATTCGTGGTGTGCTGGACTACGTTTGTGGCTTACCTGACTGCCACCCTCTTCTACCAAGGCATGACTTATGCCCAGCACCCCAATTCGGCAATTGGCTGGATATTGGCACTAACGCTTATCTTTGCCGGGGTACTATTCCTGCTGAGATTTTACGGCGTGCGCCAAACTAGTGGAGTCCCGCAATGA
- a CDS encoding FeoC-like transcriptional regulator, whose product MILSDLRSYLQEKRRATLSDLVLHFHMDADALRGMLGKWINKGKVRLSPVGSSCGTSCCKCDPTLTEIYEWVD is encoded by the coding sequence ATGATACTGTCCGACTTACGCAGCTATTTGCAGGAGAAACGCCGGGCCACCTTGAGCGATCTGGTTTTGCATTTTCATATGGATGCCGATGCCTTGCGCGGCATGCTGGGCAAGTGGATCAACAAAGGCAAAGTGCGATTAAGCCCAGTTGGCTCTTCATGCGGTACCAGCTGTTGCAAATGCGATCCGACCCTGACCGAGATTTACGAATGGGTGGATTAG
- a CDS encoding YVTN family beta-propeller repeat protein, producing MVFSLLAVFLSSASADSRAFITNQLDNSVSVIDTKSQQVIETIKVEGKPAGVALNQPKKQVYISTPEGGGFAVLDGEKLTTLTKVKVGGASLGITADRKGEQVFVADWYENSVTVFDTKNFAKIKTITVGKSPSGMTVSPDNRWLYVANRIDDSISQVDLNKLTIRNTTKVGAHPFGIAVDSQGKRLYSANVESDNVTVLDARSMKRLATIKVGARPYAVSLALNDSLLFVTNQDDSTVSVVDTATLKQIEVIAVGDKPEGISTHPDDQKVYVANWFDNNVSVIDAKTLKVVNTIKTGEGSRAFGEFIAR from the coding sequence TTGGTTTTTTCACTGCTGGCTGTATTCCTATCTAGCGCTAGCGCCGATTCGCGTGCCTTTATTACGAATCAGCTAGATAACTCGGTATCGGTAATCGATACAAAAAGCCAACAAGTAATAGAAACGATCAAAGTAGAGGGTAAGCCTGCCGGCGTTGCCTTGAATCAACCGAAGAAACAAGTGTACATCAGCACCCCGGAAGGCGGCGGTTTTGCGGTTTTAGATGGCGAGAAACTAACTACTTTGACCAAGGTTAAGGTCGGAGGGGCGTCGCTGGGGATCACTGCGGATAGAAAGGGCGAGCAGGTATTTGTCGCCGATTGGTATGAAAACTCGGTGACGGTTTTCGATACCAAAAATTTTGCGAAGATCAAAACCATTACCGTCGGCAAATCGCCATCCGGCATGACGGTCAGTCCGGACAATCGCTGGCTGTATGTCGCCAATCGCATCGACGATTCCATTTCGCAAGTCGATTTGAATAAACTGACAATCCGCAATACCACCAAGGTTGGCGCGCATCCATTCGGCATTGCTGTGGACAGTCAAGGAAAACGACTGTACTCCGCTAACGTGGAAAGCGATAACGTGACCGTTTTGGACGCCCGTAGCATGAAGCGTCTAGCAACCATCAAGGTCGGCGCCAGACCGTATGCAGTTTCATTGGCATTGAACGACAGTCTATTGTTTGTTACGAACCAGGACGATAGCACGGTATCGGTAGTCGATACCGCCACATTGAAGCAGATTGAGGTCATCGCTGTGGGCGATAAGCCGGAAGGTATCAGCACGCATCCTGACGATCAAAAGGTCTACGTTGCCAACTGGTTTGACAACAACGTGTCCGTCATCGACGCAAAAACCCTGAAAGTGGTAAATACCATTAAAACAGGGGAGGGCAGCCGCGCTTTTGGCGAGTTCATCGCGCGCTAG